Genomic segment of Osmia bicornis bicornis chromosome 2, iOsmBic2.1, whole genome shotgun sequence:
ATCTGGTTATTGTAAGCGAAAGCGAAGTACAACTGAAAAATGCTAAATCTTTTTGccacaaacaactacaaagtGGTCATTTTGTTCACTGATTTGTAACGAAgtttagaatttcaatttctacgATGAATTTACGATGAAGATGCTTTGGCAAACGCTTCTGGGAAAGTGTTAACCGAATCATTTTGCTTCAATTACGGAAACAAATCAATGGAACGGAAGATTGAGGTAGAGTTACTTTTGAAACGAAGATGGATCATGGTCATTTTTCTATTGGAATCTATTGTGTTTGGACGTTACTTACGAACATTTCTCCAATCGCAAAGTCTGCGTGTGTTCACCAGTGTTTATGATGTATTTCCAGATTCCGGAAGCGGCTCTGGCTAATTGAGGACGAGCATATTTAACCACGGATGGACACGTGAAGCCTTCTTCGATGTTGTCGAATGGCGAAGGCATATCAGATCtcctaaaattaatttatgaataaatgttaaagtatttaaaaatattacactGATTGTGAGTTAGCATTCCACAGGGGCATCCTTCAACAGCAACCAGGTATACATTCAATGTCTCATAATTGTTTATACaatatgattttaatttttgaataactcACAATGAAAAGATGAACATTATTTATTAGTCATATTCTCACCTTCTAATCTCGTTGCTCTCGTATCGATTCTCGTACCGACCATCATATTTATtctcaaatttattttcaagtgGTAATGCAATAGGAAAATTTTCCTCAGATTCGTCGAAGTCCTGTGATTTGTAATCAGTCAACAAAGCAGCTACCATCTCTTTGTTGCTCCTCAAACTTCTGCTGATAGCTTCgctaaacaaattttatttaattaaaatcgacAAACCCAGTGCAAtctcattttaataattttgttttcgttaacaagaataattaattcaattaaccCTTGGACGGTAGATACTGGGTCATATTCGATTCGTGTGAATATCTTGCTTTTCTTCGTCCAAGGGTTAATAGCATCTTTCTAGTCTCTTTATTATATCCCACGATTTGtcacgaaagagaaaaggaaacgaAAGTCCATGCTTTCGCCTGTGTTTCCACAACTTCCGCCTGTAATTCCTAATTAAAAGGTAAGAACGATTATGAGAAAAATGGTATTATTACGCAACGGGCATAGAAACGTGTAGAATAACACGAAAGCGAACAGACTTTCTTCCATTTTAACGAGACCACGAATTACATCGTTTCCATTGTAAAATTGCCATCACACATTCTTCCAATTATCGCGAACCCCTTAAATTAGCTGTCCGACGGAGAAAGCGCATTGAAATACGTTGTGTAATGGTTGCAACCCTGAATGGAAacaattgaagaaaaaaagtgAAGAAGTTGGCGAGATACTTACTGAGGATAATCGGCTGCTTCCAGGCAAACTGTCTTCGTGAAGAAAGTGCACTCTTTCTCGGTTGGATCCCTCTTCGCTTCCGCAGGTCGCCTTGGTGGTCTCGTCAATGGCGTTCTGGACAGATCTATGGTAAATTCATTACgcaaaatgataattttttattactttaaatcgtatttttattaacactCAGAATTGTTATCAACCTCCATAAACGTGTCTTCGATTCGGTGGTAACGGTCTTCTCGAAGGCGATGGTCGATAAACAGGTCGTTTCCTCAAATTAGGTCTTATGATTTTCAGTTCTTGCGGCTGTAAAAATGGAGAAATAAATGTTGAACAACTCTGCAGCAGTTTAAAGTCTCAGACACCTTTTAATtcttttgaattaaatttcacaCCGCCATGATGGTTTCATTGTTTCATAATGCATAAATAAGCACACTGATCATCTCAGAAAATTTATCTTTCCTGTTGCATTAATTAtacttgaatttcaatttccacCGCTTCTATCTAATAATCTTAATCGCAACAATGTATACCCAGAGAAGTCTGCGTAACGTTTTGACCCGTTCTGGCGTACGTTAATTAATGTCCCGAATtcagtctctctctctctcgcaaCATCATTTCGAATATCTATGCACCTCCATTCTCCGAGATCATCTGGGAATTTCGACGAGTAACATAATAAATATGAACGTCGATCGTAACGACGTGAAAGTAAccgtcgaagaaaataatCGCTGTCTCCGCGAACGAAAGTGTCCCCCTGGAAATTCCTAGATCACGGAGGATAATGAATCGAGAGAACATCGTGGTGACTCCAATTTCTACGTCTATGAAAATAAAACGTATAAACGAAAATTCCACCTGCGGGTAAAAAGATCCTGGTGAAATTGAATGAATCACTGACTTCCAGTGACTCTAGATCCATGGTATACTAAACAGAAAGCTACGAATCCCTAAGTAGAAATAAGTATGGAGCATAGTATTCATATATGACAAGTGTATATAATTTTACTATGATTTGCGACTGAAAGAAGTCTTAAACGCGACTTTCTAAAGATCTTTCTTGTCGGAAGATAAATGAACGTTGTTAATCTTTCGTCACGGTGTACTGTAACAATATTGGTTCTGAAATCGTGGATCGATACGATCTGGATTTCCTGATGCAGAAAGAAATTCGTAGGTTTTTACTTTCTTGCCAACTAAGGTTTCGAATGTCTATCGACAGACATtagtattctattttaattttatttgatatttaaatGTTTCGATTACCTCTGGCAGTTCTTCAGGAGTCTCTTCGTCACCGGTAGCATCATCGGATATGACTTTAGCAATGTCTGAGCTTTTCGGCATCGTAAGATCTCTGCTGCTGTTCTGTCGACTGGCGAATAGAGAACGAAGCCTCTCTAATtgctaaaaattatttaaagcaTTATTAAGACGCTGCTAATTAGCGCGTTATCACAGTGGAGATCTCTTGGTCTCCTAATATCTGATCTGTATATCAATGCCAACACGATAACAACAAGTTTAGTCTGTTAAATTAGCCGTGGTTAATTCAGCAAACACGACAGCTGGACGTTATTTATGCAAATAGAAATTTCTTTCCCTCACCGTCTCTCGTGTTTTGTCCGTCCTGTTCTTGGATCCTTCCCCGGTGATCTTGATGGACGTAACTGTTGTCCCGTTGTTTTCTTTACGGTCGTTGAGGTCTACGTCGTCTTTAAGATCCTCTTCGGCGCAGACATTAATCGAGGATAGTAGCACGACCGCCTAAAGAGTGAAACGAACAACGATCATTCCCGTCAGCTTATCAATTATCACTGAAAATGTTATTTTGTATCGGCGATATCGCTTCTGGTGCTTGTTCGAGTTAACTTATGTCAGACGGAACTTCGTGATCGATTAATCACTGTCGCTTTGCGAGTCATCGATTGCTTTCTATAGCACAGCTTTTCGAATCTGCTCCAATTTAAATTACACGTAAGTGAATGAGTCAGAGATATTTCCTTGGtcgataaattaatttttcaagattttttaaTATCCACCACTTTCTTTAAAATACTAAGAATTTATAACGCATGATTATTTCCATTGCAGTAATCAATATTTTAACCTTCGAAGGTTTTTTCCTATTGCAATTGTACAGAAGTGATAATtttccaaatcatatcgtAATTTGCTTATTAACAATAAAGTGCAATTAAGTTGCATAACGATTCATAATGCACAAACTTAAAACAATCAAATAActcgaataaataattttccaaatcATATTGTAATTTGTTCATTAACAATAAAGTGCAATTAAGTTGCATAAAGATTCTTAATTCACAAACTTAAAACAATCAAATAACTTTTACTAACATTGCTCAGACACATCAATGACTTTGTATCTCCACCAAATTATacatgaatattaattgaGACGATAAAACGAAGTTTGCAAAATAATCTCCCTATTAATATTCTAAACAGGAATATCAACTGCCGTTTTATCGAGCAGTTAAATTAACCAGTCTTATTAATAATCTTTCCCTAACCCGATATTATAACACAACAAGAGAACCTTAATATTTCATGGTCCAATTAAAACCGCCTGTAGACTTGCATTCACATCATACACGCAATTAACTCTTTTCTTTACaaagaatgtaaaatttataacatgtataggagaagaagaaagatgtTAAGTGTTGTAAGGCTCGCTCGTGATGGGAGCTACGTCTGACGTTGAATATTATATTAGAGTGCCATTTTTATTGCAGGAGTTATTAATGGAACTTGTCCTCAActattttttaacaatataCGGGAACAATCTCTTATCATTCGTGAACTATCATTAATTCGAAACAGATCCTTTCCCTCTCATAATCGTAATGTCTTGAATAACGCGACGGAATTTCCCGAAACAGACAATAGCACAATTCTCCTATTATGTCTGCGGGAATTGATCGCGAGGAAACGGTATATAGTCGAGCTTCTCGTTGGATCAGCTATCGCGGAAGGAATCTCGAGCTCGAAGCACGAGCTGTGATAATTTCCTTTATGTTTTTTCAGCGGAAGTGTCGGTGTAACGGGCAAATTGACGGCATGCAATCTCGTCAAATGCTCGTAAAAACACTTTGCCAAGAGATTGGACTGCAACCCGTATCAGACGAGTGAAATCGTATGATTTTCTTCTCGACGACACGGAGAAGAAAATGAGCAGAGGAAAAGATACACGCATCGGAGAAAGTCGCGCTGCACGGAATGTTCAAACGCTACGATTCGAGCTATCGAATCGTTAATTCcacgttctttttttcttcatttctgaAATCGATGACTATACGACTGAATTGTTGTCGCGTCGATTAATTGACGCTGAAGGTTCATTCATCAGACTCGGCTAGTTTCTCCCCCTTGAATTTGACTTTCACGCTGATACCAGCAACTCGAAGACAAGGGTACTTtctaaaatatgaaattctcTCACGATATTGACGCAGAAGGTTTTCACTATTCGAATACATCGTTATCAAAAACGTGGTCTGATTATACTTAGGATAATTCTACTGTACAAATTCGTGATGTCTCATTCCACCAGTCTGACTAGTTTCAATGTAATTCTACTGGTTGAGTTCAACACACTCTAATTGTGACAGAGTTTTATCACTTTATCTTGTTAAAGTAACTTGAATAAAATCACGTTTCTTCTGGATGGtcttaatatatataaaaaacatGCTTCAGGGTGCTCAGTGACATATCCAATCTGATGTCAATCAGAGTGTCGCTTGGGGCGTGAGACAGGCGTTCCAATCTGTCTCAACTTACTACCACGTTATCTTCTTGTTAATAAATCGAATCAATTTCACTCGTGCTTACACCTAATCCAACTTGTTTCTTTCACGTTATTACCAATCGTACACAATATCTCGTTATGATTTCCTGTTCCTAAGGAACGTTCCTTCCTTCTGAAACACGTTTACGAATAGCTTTGTACTTGAAATACTAGACCATAAATGCAAGGATTGTCACAGGATGTGACCGATGTAACATGCTCGTTAAGAACCTTAACACGTTATCTGTCACGTGAAATAACCATAAAACGTGAAAATTCCAACATATCCTCCTCTGTTTGCAATCAGCGCTGACCCAGTAACCATGATGCTCAACAGAAGGAGGAGAGCTACGATTTCACTGAGtgatctttttctttcatatcGCGGCTCGTCATCGCTTCTTGGCCAATACCGTACGATTTTCAGGATATTTTGTAAGTACTTGCTGCTTTTTATGATTAATTGTTTGAAACAATCGCGAcgtttcctttccttttgCCGGCACTAGTGTAAAATACAATGATTGCACAATCACGATCCTCCTCAGCTTCCAGAATGCTgataaattctatttaaaagcAGTCAACCGAAAATCTTCAAACGCATCTCTGTATTGTTTCCTGTGAACCGTACAATGGATCATGAACTTTGAAAAGGAAGTTTCGATTGACCGACTGCCATTGAAATGGTAATACACTTGGTTTGAATGAAAGAATACAAAGATAAGAAAGAACTTTCGTTCTTACgaactattttttttaattgtattctCGTGAAATGAAACTCCGTTGCACACTAGATTATCAATGGGGACTTTCACCAAGCTTATCGAACTAAGAAGATAAATGCTTGCGGTAAATTATAAGTCATACCGGACCGTCGACTTCAAGTTGGCGTATCGGCTCGAATCTCCAGtgaaatttaaaacaaaattataacTTTCATCCAACGATGTCCGACAGAGAAGGCATATCTTACGTAAATCATGCAATGTAGCTaatctttgaaatatattattgcAACCCGTTcagtgttaaatatttttgataaatgaACCTAATTTCAATCAATACGTCTATATTATTTgaactaatttaaatttaattattcattttcagGTCCAAAACTTCAATTCCAAATTATTGAAACGATTTACAAGCTAATCGTGAGTCTACAATTTCTCTAATTGCCAGATCGTTGAATCGTTTAACGAGAAAAGGAGATAATACAATGATTATGAGATAACAGGTGAAATGCATAAATTGCGTTATATTGCAATTTCACAGAAATCGTGCCAACGATAGCATACTTATCAAAATCAATTTTCCCAGAAGTTTTCAAAAGTGGAAAATAATAGGCAAATTAATCGATGATCAACAGACGATCTCGATAAAGATAACGCAACGATAGTTGCGATATTATGGATTGAAATTATAGGTTCGAACAAGGATCGTGTTGATATCGTTAATAAATCTTTCACTATTATCACGCGAGAGGGAACTTGCCATTCTACGGCAATTAAGAAGAATCTATTTACTTTTCCTGGTTCCGGCAGGTTACTGGATCAAGGCCATGTAAAGGTTGTTCCACTTTATCCGAGAAGA
This window contains:
- the LOC114875499 gene encoding uncharacterized protein LOC114875499, yielding MARGLLLITVAVVLLSSINVCAEEDLKDDVDLNDRKENNGTTVTSIKITGEGSKNRTDKTRETQLERLRSLFASRQNSSRDLTMPKSSDIAKVISDDATGDEETPEELPEPQELKIIRPNLRKRPVYRPSPSRRPLPPNRRHVYGDLSRTPLTRPPRRPAEAKRDPTEKECTFFTKTVCLEAADYPHEAISRSLRSNKEMVAALLTDYKSQDFDESEENFPIALPLENKFENKYDGRYENRYESNEIRRRSDMPSPFDNIEEGFTCPSVVKYARPQLARAASGIWKYIINTGEHTQTLRLEKCSNPQSSCSFISENYRSSCVQVYNYHRLLTWDSKLGLHMDIFKVPTCCSCHVHGYADIFPPHQNDPPPRIKESFPGSDFATTNDQKDDFEDVSKLNYLNKYAAGFDSVLGSSNKKPLSEASPSRPTFTLPVRTRPKKQPSSSNSRPFDKLPQQHAPNTRAPGYTGPLLKGSRPSRPSRPPFRRESTSHIEENTESLNSTALNRYSQPYDLEMDASSRLQNGGFDDEYHEPQRRINYNYHPIIDFFRPEASMLQTAETQSASDQNDSNSWKPMISS